Proteins encoded in a region of the Nicotiana tomentosiformis chromosome 9, ASM39032v3, whole genome shotgun sequence genome:
- the LOC104087130 gene encoding galactolipase DONGLE, chloroplastic, producing the protein MMKGTTRVTENSLSEVGELRELIQNMISKIGTLAGEVSNLKRLDQTVLELQEQVITATGQQRDKTPLEREEEPSYESPQRERNAGGLKHELNIAVKLTNPTTLSQAYKTVRLQEAYLVAIRYLAIDQGGQQSNAKRYGDPKAYNRPLLPTLNSSNLTTPKGYNRRTLSIEEMSEKIAQSLCYFCNEKYVQGHKCKNLKQLYLLELEEPKEARYPSVKKDVIESLVQQMLDQGIIQSSTSSFVAPVILTSPLASSFLTRLPNIQLNFPTFSSDFLPKPSIIRFNEGNLTAPKVISTKEISKNIAHSVDTSTNTTTDRSCSSNNNNIERLASMWREVQGSNNWENLADPLDSLLREEIIRYGEFVAACYDAFDLDPNSKRYLNCKYGKKRMLREVGLGNSGYQVTKYIYATPDINVFHIGVNNIGSSSCGRWIGYIAVSNDEETKRLGRRDVLVTFRGTVTSPEWIANLMSSLTPARLDPHNPRPQVKVEAGFLSLYTSNEGEKFGLESCREQLLSEVGKVLNKYKGEEMSITLAGHSMGSALALLLAYDISELGLNRDRLSNNHTIVPVTVFSFGGPRVGNSGFKERCEDLGVKVLRITNVNDPITKLPGVFLNEHFRVLGGWYEVPWSCSCYAHVGVEILLDFFKMHNPSCVHDLGTYLSLLKCPKRLQVQREELGIDFFNRAKAFVISRAQNFNALQLKNAALNMVNLVQSQRT; encoded by the exons ATGATGAAAGGAACAACAAGAGTAACTGAAAATTCACTATCAGAAGTAGGTGAATTGCGTGAATTGATACAAAATATGATTTCAAAGATCGGGACTTTAGCAGGGGAAGTTTCTAATCTCAAAAGGTTAGATCAAACTGTACTTGAGTTGCAAGAGCAAGTGATAACTGCTACTGGTCAACAAAGGGATAAAACACCATTAGAACGTGAAGAAGAGCCATCTTATGAAAGTCCTCAGAGAGAAAGGAATGCTG GTGGGCTAAAACATGAATTAAATATAGCAGTAAAGTTAACAAATCCCACCACATTGTCTCAAGCTTACAAGACTGTCAGGCTACAAGAAGCTTATCTTGTTGCTATCAGATATCTTGCTATTGATCAAGGTGGCCAACAGTCAAATGCTAAGAGGTATGGAGATCCAAAAGCTTACAACAGACCTCTCCTACCAACCCTTAATTCAAGTAACTTGACAACTCCTAAGGGGTACAACAGAAGAACCTTGAGTATAGAAGAGATGAGTGAGAAGATAGCTCAAAGTTTATGCTACTTCTGCAATGAGAAGTATGTGCAGGGTCACAAGTGCAAAAACCTTAAGCAGTTGTATCTGCTGGAACTAGAAGAACCAAAAGAGGCCAG GTATCCCTCAGTGAAGAAAGATGTGATAGAATCTCTGGTACAACAGATGTTAGATCAGGGAATTATACAATCTAGCACTAGTTCTTTTGTTGCCCCTGTTATCTTA ACCTCCCCCCTTGCATCTTCCTTCCTTACCAG ATTGCCAAATATACAGCTTAACTTCCCTACATTTTCATCAGACTTTTTGCCTAAACCATCTATTATCAGATTCAATGAAGGTAACCTAACTGCACCAAAAGTTATATCCACTAAGGAAATTTCCAAGAACATTGCTCACAGTGTTGATACTAGTACTAATACTACAACGGATCGTAGTtgtagtagtaataataataatattgagAGATTGGCTTCAATGTGGAGAGAAGTTCAAGGGTCAAATAACTGGGAAAACCTAGCAGATCCATTGGATTCTCTTCTCCGCGAGGAGATTATTCGATATGGAGAGTTTGTGGCTGCTTGTTATGATGCATTTGATCTTGATCCAAATTCAAAAAGATACTTGAATTGCAAGTATGGGAAGAAGAGGATGTTAAGAGAAGTAGGGTTGGGAAATTCAGGTTACCAAGTGACAAAATACATATATGCCACTCCAGATATTAATGTCTTCCACATTGGTGTCAATAATATTGGCTCATCATCATGTGGGAGATGGATTGGTTATATTGCAGTATCAAATGATGAAGAAACAAAGAGGCTTGGTAGGAGAGATGTGCTTGTTACTTTTCGTGGAACGGTCACTAGCCCTGAATGGATAGCCAATTTGATGAGCTCATTGACTCCTGCTCGTCTTGATCCTCATAATCCGAGACCTCAGGTTAAGGTTGAAGCTGGATTCTTGAGTTTGTACACTTCGAATGAGGGAGAAAAGTTTGGCCTTGAAAGTTGTCGCGAACAATTACTTTCCGAGGTAGGGAAAGTACTAAACAAGTACAAAGGGGAGGAAATGAGCATAACTTTGGCAGGACATAGCATGGGGAGTGCACTAGCCCTCTTACTAGCCTATGACATATCAGAGTTGGGCCTGAATCGTGACAGGTTATCGAATAATCACACAATAGTACCGGTGACGGTTTTTTCCTTTGGAGGGCCAAGAGTTGGAAACTCTGGCTTCAAGGAGAGATGTGAAGATCTAGGTGTAAAAGTTTTGAGAATAACAAATGTAAATGACCCTATAACAAAACTTCCTGGGGTTTTTTTGAATGAGCATTTTAGGGTTTTGGGTGGGTGGTATGAGGTACCATGGAGTTGTTCATGTTATGCACATGTTGGAGTTGAAATCTTGTTAGATTTCTTCAAGATGCATAACCCTTCTTGTGTACATGATTTAGGAACTTATCTTAGTTTGCTCAAGTGTCCTAAGAGATTGCAAGTTCAAAGAGAAGAATTAGGCATTGATTTCTTCAATAGAGCAAAGGCGTTTGTCATTTCTAGAGCTCAAAACTTCAATGCCTTGCAATTGAAAAATGCTGCATTGAATATGGTGAACTTGGTTCAGTCCCAAAGGACTTAG